CAAGACTTCCGCATGGTTTTTGAGGCATGGCTCCCGGGGCATCTGACGGAAGAGCGGATCGCCGTCTTCCTGCAGGAAATCGGTGGTGAATGTAGGCTAAGTAGTGGTAGTACATCCGACCAACAGGAGCTTCTTCTTTTTTCGCCCCGTCTAGTGGAACGAGTCACGGTACCAAAGATCGGGGCGATTAATATACAGATAAGATCCACCTATGATCCGACCAATGATGTCACCATGCTTAATGTGGGTATTCCTTCCATAGATGCCACCCTAAAAGTAGAGAAATAGATGTATGAAACTGGAAAATGTGGGGAGAATAAGTAGCGGGGTGGATTCATGGCAAGACTAAATATACGAAAACACGTAAATTGTGGACTGAATACTCTTAAGTCTAAGTTTGGTAGAATGTTACAGGTTTTGGCCAAGTGGAGGCCTTACCTCTGGCGATGGGCGGTGGTAGTCTGCATTGTTGTGGGGGGCGTTTATGTGATCCAGAGGGTGGTCATCGGCCGTTATCTGGCCGAGCTAGACCAACTATTTTCGGAACAACCCCAGCAATCACAGCAAGTAGCGATTCCCCGCAGCAAGTTGACTGTAGAGGGAGCATGTCCGTGGCTTGGTCAGTTGGAGATCAATTGGCCGGCGGTGACGACTATGAGAGAGACTTCCGAGAAGCAACCCGTCAATAAGGCGCCAGAGGTGAAAAGAGATCCCTTTGATCCTTGGGCAATTGCGTTACCTGTAACTGGTCAGCTTATGGCTGGATTCGGATGGCAGAGGCATCCTGAGTATGGAGATTGGCGTTACTTTGATGGTGTTGTTCTCTCTGCCCATCAGGAGCTCATTGCCGCTTCCGGTTCAGGCATGGTCCATGTACTTGAAGGTACCAAGATCAAGATCGACCATGGGGATGGATGGGAGACAATCTACGAAGATCTTGACGCCGTGTTGGTTTCAGATGGCCAAGTGGTTGTCCAAGGAGAGACCATCGGCAGAAAGACTGGTGCTGGTTCGGGTCTACTAACCTGGAAGGTGTTTTACCGTGGTCAGGCGCAAGATCCCACCAAGTATGTCCGGTTTGATGGGGCGGCTGTTGTATCGTCCTCGCATTAGAAGTGTAGATAGGTCAGCAGTTACCTCTCGGATTTCCGATTCATATTTGCCTTCTCCCTGCAATATACATTAATTAGCAAGTGGTGGAGGGGGCGGGGTAGATGCGAGACTACATCCGCAGAAGAGTGGTAGATATAGGTACCTACATTATTGAATCAAAAGCGACTGTCCGGCAGGCCGCCACCGTTTTTGGCGTCAGTAAAAGCACGGTACATAAGGATGTTACTGAGAGGCTTCCGAGTGTAAATCCTGAACTGGCCAAGCAGGTGGCCAAGATTCTTCAGTTAAACAAGGCCGAAAGACATTTACGTGGTGGCGAGGCGACTCGGCGTAAGTACAAGGATGCGGATATTGCTTAGGAAAAGCCGCCCTTCATCTCCCCGTTGTGCGGGGGGATGAAGGGTTGTGGCATTATGAGA
The Limnochordia bacterium genome window above contains:
- a CDS encoding M23 family metallopeptidase; the encoded protein is MARLNIRKHVNCGLNTLKSKFGRMLQVLAKWRPYLWRWAVVVCIVVGGVYVIQRVVIGRYLAELDQLFSEQPQQSQQVAIPRSKLTVEGACPWLGQLEINWPAVTTMRETSEKQPVNKAPEVKRDPFDPWAIALPVTGQLMAGFGWQRHPEYGDWRYFDGVVLSAHQELIAASGSGMVHVLEGTKIKIDHGDGWETIYEDLDAVLVSDGQVVVQGETIGRKTGAGSGLLTWKVFYRGQAQDPTKYVRFDGAAVVSSSH
- the spoIIID gene encoding sporulation transcriptional regulator SpoIIID, giving the protein MRDYIRRRVVDIGTYIIESKATVRQAATVFGVSKSTVHKDVTERLPSVNPELAKQVAKILQLNKAERHLRGGEATRRKYKDADIA